In Solanum pennellii chromosome 7, SPENNV200, the following are encoded in one genomic region:
- the LOC107025760 gene encoding uncharacterized protein LOC107025760 — MPNMLEEENKKKEDAKRNKKSSGEDQGDSSKNILENKQKEKLIYRNKERNSQLYMKERKDADNHEQQIIHGEFESLGEDNHYSATIIENNTVSTCSYPLLPACEKLESKKFKEHSGSNISRDQKDSFVEELLGERQEEIIDGEPDINKITCEDDIPDNCDQIINEKIINYGSRLLAKDENGGNYHITQGMPRSIKFCSINNLYKCTFRISPIEDEYYWNCPTEEDQNMNHLANEDSSIKTNKKTVSCERKRRNNN; from the exons ATGCCCAATAtgcttgaagaagaaaataaaaagaaagaagatgcCAAGAGGAATAAGAAATCTTCAGGAGAGGACCAAGGGGACTCTTCCAAGAATATACTAGAGAACAAGCAAAAGGAAAAACTTATTTATA GGAACAAGGAAAGAAATTCGCAACTTTACATGAAAGAGAGGAAGGATGCAGACAATCACGAACAACAAATTATTCATG GTGAGTTtgagagccttggtgaagatAACCATTATAGTGCTACCATAATAGAAAATAACACTGTCAGTACGTGTTCGTATCCCCTCCTTCCTGCTTGCGAG AAATTAGAAAGTAAGAAATTTAAAGAACATAGCGGAAGCAACATAAGCCGGGATCAAAAGGATTCTTTTGTGGAGGAACTTCTTGGCGAACgacaagaagaaattattgatG GTGAGCCAGATATCAACAAAATAACATGCGAAGATGATATCCCAGATAATTGTGATCaaattataaatgaaaagaTTATAAACTATGGATCGAGACTTTTGGCAAAAGATGAAAATGGTGGAAACTATCATATCACACAAGGAATGCCGAGAAGTATCAAATTTTGTTCCATCAATAACCTTTATAAG TGTACTTTCAGGATCTCACCAATTGAAGATGAATATTATTGGAATTGTCCAACTGAAGAAGACCAAAATATGAATCATTTGGCAAATGAAGATTCAAGtatcaaaacaaacaaaaagactGTTAGTTGTGAGAGAAAACGGAGAAACAACAACTGA